The Kitasatospora sp. NBC_00374 genome has a segment encoding these proteins:
- a CDS encoding MFS transporter, translated as MSGTPPRPAALAEPTTRVAAGWTASLGLASLAVFMGFFTPIQILLPLQLEQLDPDRKAELLAWVTGAGALVAMLVNPLAGALSDRTVSRYGRRRPWILGGALLGAAGLLVTAGRHGLPGITAGWCLAQTGLNAIVAGVTAPVADQVPVAQRALVSGWTGISQSLGLVVGALLVTVVVTGVLPGYALTAALTVLLALPFVLRYPDPVLPRTARPPLDRRALVAGYWVSPRRYPDFAWAFATRFLINLGNAIGTLYLLYYLTDAVHHPSPESGLLVLTAVYTGAALLTAIPSGLVSDRTGRRRTPVVLACAVMAGAALILALFPTWPATVLAAAVLGAGFGIYLAVDQALVTQVLPAAAARAKDLGVINIANSAPQVLAPALAAPVVAHLGGYPGLYLVTALVTVLAGALVHRIRGVA; from the coding sequence ATCAGCGGAACCCCGCCGCGCCCCGCCGCCCTCGCCGAGCCCACGACCCGGGTCGCCGCAGGCTGGACGGCCTCACTCGGCCTCGCCTCGCTCGCCGTCTTCATGGGCTTCTTCACCCCGATCCAGATCCTGCTGCCGCTCCAGCTCGAACAGCTCGACCCCGACCGCAAGGCCGAGCTGCTGGCCTGGGTCACCGGCGCGGGCGCCCTGGTCGCGATGCTCGTCAACCCGCTGGCCGGCGCGCTCTCGGACCGAACCGTCTCCCGCTACGGCCGCCGCCGCCCGTGGATCCTGGGCGGCGCACTGCTCGGCGCCGCCGGTCTGCTGGTCACCGCGGGCCGGCACGGCCTGCCCGGGATCACCGCCGGCTGGTGCCTCGCCCAGACCGGACTCAACGCCATCGTGGCCGGCGTCACCGCGCCGGTCGCCGACCAGGTCCCGGTCGCCCAGCGCGCCCTGGTCTCCGGCTGGACCGGCATCAGCCAGTCCCTCGGCCTGGTGGTCGGAGCCCTGCTGGTCACCGTGGTGGTCACCGGAGTGCTGCCCGGGTACGCGCTCACGGCGGCCCTCACCGTGCTGCTCGCCCTCCCGTTCGTGCTCCGGTACCCGGACCCCGTGCTGCCGCGCACCGCCCGGCCGCCCCTCGACCGGCGGGCACTCGTCGCCGGCTACTGGGTCAGCCCCCGCCGGTACCCGGACTTCGCCTGGGCCTTCGCCACCCGCTTCCTGATCAACCTGGGAAACGCGATCGGCACCCTCTACCTGCTCTACTACCTCACCGACGCCGTGCACCACCCCTCCCCGGAGAGCGGCCTGCTGGTGCTGACGGCCGTCTACACCGGCGCCGCGCTGCTCACCGCGATCCCGTCCGGCCTGGTCTCGGACCGCACCGGGCGGCGGCGTACACCGGTGGTCCTCGCGTGCGCGGTGATGGCCGGTGCCGCGCTGATCCTCGCGCTGTTCCCCACCTGGCCGGCCACCGTGCTGGCGGCGGCCGTGCTCGGCGCGGGCTTCGGCATCTACCTCGCGGTCGACCAGGCCCTGGTCACCCAGGTCCTGCCGGCCGCCGCCGCCCGGGCCAAGGACCTCGGCGTGATCAACATCGCCAACTCCGCCCCACAGGTACTCGCACCGGCGCTGGCCGCCCCCGTCGTCGCCCACCTCGGCGGCTACCCGGGCCTGTACCTGGTGACCGCCCTGGTCACCGTGCTGGCCGGAGCCCTGGTGCACCGCATCCGCGGCGTCGCCTGA